In a genomic window of Maridesulfovibrio ferrireducens:
- a CDS encoding motility associated factor glycosyltransferase family protein codes for MSAYPFLKENIEALETYNPPLYAWLSSQDFDEEKLTQCLFKNRWDILDWKMENGNGMFESFLPNLIYKDWIVPEKAETSATFIIGCNLGYGLNHVLMTTPDTHKVIVSEPNAEMLLACLGQTDYRPFMENGKLHFCPVDENRLMSIIKDLDLQFVYGKIYLRLDMPSQQIGPEYARWTATIRDKMESFSVEMTTLRLKQDVMVGNELENFSRTVQDGTISTLKNAGRGLGAVILGAGPSLAEFGPELAKNPGNAVYVTALQTLPAVQKTGLKPHFCMGLDYNESMLRVYEQLDREWAKDIPLIYSTKLDHKVLEAYPGPTIPMWTLGGLGTFAFNQHEEIFDAGSNVSITLNRFLDWCGFNQILLVGQDFAWKGQVSHAAGHQNAGATFPASALVRLKNADGENLTSSIQYMTSKREMEDDITKLKTPVFNLYGGCALINGTKNVDMQKVNMNGLLASAPGSMEYFLTAMNLARTPRPAPRFESRSQKWNVSIRNATKKLEKLFRKLNKNQLEINKTFHDMYFFLRQDPLYLPYLYNEILDMAGLAKAKTSYAPKDLPHFKKIAKKTIKKVRYMDRCLNLEERKEAA; via the coding sequence ATGTCAGCTTACCCATTCCTCAAAGAAAACATCGAAGCTCTTGAAACATACAACCCGCCCCTTTACGCATGGTTAAGCAGTCAGGATTTTGACGAAGAAAAACTAACCCAATGCCTTTTCAAGAACAGATGGGATATTCTCGACTGGAAAATGGAAAACGGCAACGGCATGTTCGAATCTTTTTTGCCCAACCTCATCTATAAAGATTGGATAGTCCCCGAAAAAGCCGAAACCAGTGCAACTTTCATTATAGGCTGCAACCTCGGATATGGCCTCAATCATGTACTGATGACAACACCCGATACTCACAAAGTAATCGTTTCAGAACCTAATGCTGAAATGCTGCTCGCCTGTCTGGGACAGACCGATTACCGCCCATTCATGGAAAATGGAAAACTCCATTTTTGCCCGGTCGATGAAAACAGACTGATGAGTATCATTAAAGACCTCGACCTTCAATTCGTATACGGCAAGATTTATTTGAGACTTGATATGCCAAGTCAGCAGATCGGCCCCGAATACGCCCGCTGGACCGCAACCATTCGCGACAAAATGGAATCATTCAGTGTTGAAATGACAACTTTGCGTTTAAAGCAGGATGTCATGGTCGGCAACGAATTAGAAAACTTTTCCAGAACAGTCCAAGACGGGACCATATCTACGCTTAAAAATGCAGGCAGAGGTCTCGGCGCAGTAATCCTCGGAGCTGGGCCGTCACTTGCTGAATTCGGACCTGAGCTTGCTAAGAATCCGGGCAATGCAGTTTACGTAACGGCTCTTCAAACTCTACCGGCAGTACAGAAAACAGGGTTGAAGCCTCATTTCTGTATGGGACTCGATTACAATGAATCAATGCTCAGAGTATATGAACAGCTGGATCGCGAATGGGCAAAAGACATCCCGCTGATTTATTCAACCAAGCTTGATCACAAAGTGCTTGAAGCATACCCCGGCCCCACCATTCCCATGTGGACCTTGGGTGGACTTGGAACCTTTGCATTCAATCAACATGAAGAAATTTTTGATGCAGGTAGTAACGTCAGTATTACTCTGAACAGATTTCTCGACTGGTGCGGATTCAACCAGATTCTTCTGGTCGGTCAGGACTTTGCGTGGAAAGGTCAAGTGTCTCACGCCGCCGGTCATCAGAACGCAGGAGCAACCTTTCCGGCAAGCGCTTTAGTCCGCCTCAAGAACGCTGACGGAGAAAATTTAACATCCTCCATTCAGTACATGACTTCCAAGCGGGAAATGGAAGATGATATCACGAAGCTCAAAACTCCGGTCTTCAACCTTTACGGCGGCTGTGCACTTATCAACGGGACAAAAAATGTAGATATGCAAAAAGTAAACATGAATGGACTGCTCGCATCAGCTCCCGGAAGCATGGAATACTTTTTGACAGCTATGAACCTTGCCCGCACCCCCAGACCTGCTCCAAGGTTTGAGTCACGCAGTCAGAAATGGAACGTGTCGATCAGAAATGCGACCAAAAAACTTGAGAAGCTTTTCCGCAAGCTCAACAAAAATCAGTTAGAAATCAACAAAACATTTCACGATATGTATTTCTTCCTGAGACAGGACCCGCTCTATCTTCCTTATCTCTACAACGAAATTTTGGACATGGCAGGACTAGCAAAAGCAAAAACAAGCTACGCTCCTAAAGATCTGCCCCATTTTAAAAAGATCGCCAAAAAAACGATCAAAAAAGTCAGATACATGGACCGCTGCTTAAACCTTGAAGAACGTAAAGAAGCCGCCTGA
- a CDS encoding cysteine synthase: MFANDILELVGGTPLVEMRHLNPNKNVKILAKLESMNPGGSIKDRVATAMIKRAEESGELTPGKIIIEATSGNTGIGLAMACAVRGYKLMLIMPETASEERKMIMRAYGADILLTPGHLATDGAIEQAYRFYREEPEKYLLMDQYNNTASILAHYEGTGQEIWDQTDGKVTHIVACLGTSGTIMGITKRLKELNADIQIIAVEPKPGHKIQGLKNMQESYPPGIYDKQKLDSIIHVEDSDAFDACRRLAKEEGVFVGMSSGAAMSGAAAVAAELEGGLVVTIFPDGGERYLSTPLFRPQVFKGPKIFDQSTGEDKILSGVDAETGMFTMGPSFDNPYDPEAFRRIVMLDVLSRHVEREGSKVSVLVGLADLEDQTLAVSRDRGLSREVFAKEVTTAMEAAAKLLGVRESVRFGRASSCVDRTVAICRTMLAHGLAYEKLRSVYFDVSRDKGYGHMTNMDIDMVSLGKTVDLDDYVKENPRDFTLLKRATLQDLKLGDVLETEWGNVRPSWFLQQAVIALEGLPGVSLLLAGEIHRFPHLENLRAIWAGAGVSPQVWMVAQPVLPGGSVLPCVDELIEQAGQPIAVRMWMLSSSYKKPLVCSEQAISMWVKNQQKLQDLAAGLSMLANNSGNISEDIDQEVFTLKSGLSQALDDNLKLHRFWPILFGFSKAINSLLGSAKLCGAEAQFCLNQLLEVDEILGILDHDAMPVPFLKLPENVKIILEDRELARGKKDFATADALRDKLLEAGFNVEDSSDGARVFKVR, translated from the coding sequence ATGTTTGCAAATGATATTCTTGAGTTGGTCGGCGGAACTCCTCTTGTTGAGATGCGTCACCTTAATCCAAATAAAAACGTCAAGATTCTGGCTAAGCTTGAATCAATGAATCCGGGCGGTTCCATAAAAGACCGCGTAGCGACCGCGATGATCAAGCGGGCCGAAGAATCCGGGGAGCTTACGCCTGGTAAAATTATTATCGAGGCGACTTCCGGTAACACCGGAATAGGGCTGGCTATGGCGTGTGCGGTAAGAGGGTATAAGCTTATGCTGATTATGCCTGAAACAGCATCCGAGGAACGCAAAATGATTATGCGTGCTTACGGTGCGGATATTTTACTTACTCCGGGTCATCTTGCAACTGACGGCGCAATTGAGCAGGCTTATCGTTTTTATCGTGAAGAGCCTGAAAAATATCTTCTGATGGACCAGTACAATAATACGGCTTCAATCTTAGCTCATTATGAGGGAACAGGTCAGGAAATATGGGATCAGACTGACGGAAAAGTGACCCATATTGTTGCCTGTCTAGGAACTTCCGGAACCATTATGGGGATAACCAAGCGTCTTAAAGAGCTTAATGCGGATATTCAGATTATTGCAGTTGAGCCGAAGCCCGGTCACAAGATTCAGGGGCTTAAGAATATGCAGGAATCCTATCCTCCCGGAATATACGATAAGCAGAAGTTGGACAGTATCATTCATGTTGAGGACAGTGATGCTTTTGATGCCTGCCGTAGACTTGCGAAAGAAGAGGGCGTTTTTGTAGGAATGAGTTCCGGAGCTGCCATGTCGGGTGCTGCCGCTGTTGCAGCTGAACTTGAAGGGGGTTTGGTCGTTACCATTTTCCCGGATGGTGGTGAGCGTTATCTTTCAACCCCTCTTTTCCGTCCGCAGGTTTTTAAAGGTCCGAAAATATTTGACCAGTCCACAGGGGAAGATAAAATTTTATCGGGCGTTGATGCCGAAACAGGAATGTTTACAATGGGACCGTCTTTTGACAATCCCTATGATCCTGAAGCGTTCCGCCGTATTGTGATGCTCGACGTGTTGTCGCGTCACGTTGAACGCGAAGGAAGTAAAGTTTCTGTACTTGTAGGGCTTGCTGATCTTGAAGATCAGACCCTTGCTGTTTCGCGTGACAGAGGTCTTTCCCGTGAGGTTTTTGCTAAAGAAGTAACCACGGCCATGGAAGCCGCCGCTAAACTTTTAGGAGTTCGCGAATCCGTTCGTTTCGGAAGAGCTTCTTCCTGTGTGGACAGAACTGTAGCTATCTGCCGGACTATGCTGGCACATGGCCTTGCTTATGAAAAACTTCGCTCAGTATATTTCGATGTGTCCCGTGACAAGGGATATGGTCACATGACCAACATGGATATCGATATGGTCAGCCTTGGCAAGACCGTTGATCTTGATGATTACGTAAAAGAAAATCCACGAGATTTCACACTGCTTAAACGTGCAACTCTGCAAGATTTAAAACTTGGGGATGTGCTTGAAACCGAGTGGGGTAATGTGCGCCCAAGCTGGTTTTTACAGCAGGCAGTAATAGCCTTGGAAGGTTTGCCGGGCGTAAGTCTGCTTCTTGCCGGTGAGATTCACAGGTTCCCGCATTTGGAAAATTTACGCGCAATCTGGGCGGGTGCAGGCGTTTCTCCGCAGGTATGGATGGTCGCGCAGCCTGTCTTACCCGGTGGTTCGGTACTGCCTTGCGTAGATGAATTAATCGAACAGGCGGGACAGCCTATTGCAGTGCGTATGTGGATGCTTTCATCGTCATACAAAAAACCCCTGGTATGCAGCGAGCAGGCCATTTCCATGTGGGTGAAGAATCAGCAGAAGTTGCAGGATCTTGCCGCTGGACTCAGCATGCTTGCAAATAATTCAGGAAATATTTCCGAAGATATCGATCAGGAAGTGTTCACACTTAAAAGCGGTCTTTCGCAGGCCCTTGATGACAATCTAAAACTGCACAGATTCTGGCCCATTCTTTTCGGATTCTCCAAGGCTATTAATTCATTATTAGGATCAGCTAAACTCTGCGGGGCAGAAGCTCAGTTCTGTTTGAATCAACTGCTCGAAGTCGATGAGATTCTAGGAATACTTGACCACGACGCTATGCCTGTTCCATTTTTAAAATTACCTGAAAACGTTAAAATTATTCTGGAAGACAGAGAGCTTGCACGCGGTAAAAAGGATTTTGCCACAGCAGACGCATTGCGCGATAAGTTGCTCGAGGCTGGATTTAATGTTGAAGACAGTTCAGACGGGGCGCGGGTTTTTAAGGTTCGGTAA